In Pseudomonas sp. GCEP-101, one DNA window encodes the following:
- a CDS encoding Na+/H+ antiporter family protein, translated as MNAVLIAIGLMLVLSLCRVHVVVALIAGAVAGGLLGGLGMDGTLKAFNDGLGAGATVALSYAMLGAFAVAIARSGMAHALADCALAMLGRHEANGASGFKWIMVGLLLVVAISSQNILPIHIAFIPLLVPPLLYVLTRLRIDRRLIACVITFGLITPYMFLPVGFGNIFLNQILLANVARAGVDVQGINVTHAMLIPALGMVCGLLTAVFFSYRRQRDYDLERIEQAERVDTPYSRMSLVVAGVAVAAAFAVQLLLDSMILGALVGFLVFSLSGVVRWKEADDLFTEGMKMMAMIGFIMIAAQGFAAVMTATGQVASLVDSAAGWIGSSKALGAFMMLLVGLLVTMGIGSSFSTVPIIAAIFVPLAVHLGFSPLAIVSIVGTAGALGDAGSPASDSTLGPTSGLNVDGQHNHIWDTVVPTFLHYNLPLLAFGWVAAMVL; from the coding sequence ATGAATGCGGTGCTGATTGCCATTGGCCTGATGCTGGTGCTGAGCCTGTGTCGCGTGCACGTGGTGGTCGCACTGATCGCCGGCGCGGTGGCGGGTGGCCTGCTGGGTGGCCTGGGCATGGACGGCACGCTCAAGGCCTTCAACGACGGGCTGGGCGCCGGCGCCACGGTGGCATTGTCCTACGCCATGCTCGGCGCCTTCGCGGTGGCCATTGCGCGCTCCGGCATGGCGCACGCCCTGGCTGACTGTGCCCTGGCGATGCTCGGCCGGCACGAGGCAAACGGCGCCAGCGGTTTCAAGTGGATCATGGTCGGTCTGCTGCTGGTGGTGGCGATTTCCTCGCAGAACATCCTGCCGATCCACATCGCCTTCATTCCCTTGCTGGTGCCGCCGCTGCTCTATGTGCTGACCCGCCTGCGCATCGACCGCCGACTGATCGCCTGCGTGATCACCTTCGGCCTGATCACACCCTACATGTTCCTGCCGGTGGGCTTCGGCAACATCTTCCTGAACCAGATCCTGCTGGCCAACGTCGCCCGCGCCGGTGTGGACGTGCAGGGCATCAACGTCACCCACGCCATGCTGATCCCGGCGCTGGGCATGGTCTGTGGCCTGCTGACCGCGGTGTTCTTCAGCTATCGCCGCCAGCGGGACTACGACCTCGAACGCATCGAACAGGCCGAGCGGGTCGACACGCCCTACAGCAGGATGAGCCTCGTGGTGGCGGGTGTCGCCGTCGCCGCGGCCTTTGCCGTGCAATTGCTGCTCGACTCGATGATCCTCGGCGCGCTGGTGGGCTTTTTGGTGTTCTCGCTGTCCGGCGTGGTGCGCTGGAAGGAAGCGGACGACCTGTTCACCGAGGGCATGAAGATGATGGCGATGATCGGATTCATCATGATCGCCGCCCAGGGCTTTGCCGCGGTGATGACCGCCACCGGGCAGGTCGCCAGCCTGGTGGACAGCGCCGCCGGCTGGATCGGCAGCAGCAAGGCGCTGGGTGCCTTCATGATGCTGCTGGTGGGCCTGCTGGTGACCATGGGTATCGGCTCGTCGTTTTCCACGGTGCCCATCATCGCGGCGATCTTCGTGCCGCTGGCGGTGCACCTGGGGTTCAGCCCGCTGGCCATTGTCAGCATCGTCGGCACGGCCGGTGCGCTGGGGGACGCGGGGTCGCCGGCGTCGGACTCGACACTGGGCCCGACCTCCGGCCTGAATGTGGACGGCCAGCACAACCATATCTGGGACACCGTGGTGCCGACGTTCCTGCACTACAACCTGCCGCTGCTGGCGTTCGGCTGGGTTGCGGCGATGGTGCTGTAG